GAGGGGGGGTCGTACCCCCACATGTCCGGCAGCACGCCTGGCCCAGGGTTGGGCCGCTCCCGATACACCGTCACCACCTTGGTGATGTCCACCTGACAGGGGTCAGTGAAGTGAAtggaggggtcagaggtcaaggtcTAAAATGTCCTTCACTagatataaatacaaaaaacaggaagtgtatatgtgcatgtgtgtccgaGTGTGGTTGACTTCACACACAGAGTCGTACATAAAATAACTCTACATTTTATGTGTGCTTAAgtgcatgtttgcatgcatgcatcccTGCACAGTATGGTTCAGTGTACATGTAGACGCgtttgtgcatgcatgactTGTGTTTTGcatgattgtgtttgtgctctgcgtgtgcgtgtgtgtgtgtgtgtatgtgtgtctgtgtgtggtgtgtgtgtgtgtgtatctgctcaCCAGATTGATTTTGCACCAGTCGATGTCAAACTGGGCGCGGAACTTCTTGTCGCAGCTGATGGACGGCTCCATCTCCTGACTGCAGCGCAGCTGGTTCTGGGGCGTCTCCACCTCACGCAGGCACGACGAGAACGGCACGTCAGCCCCcaccatcacatacacactacacacacacacagataggacTGTcagtgaaccacacacacacacacacacacacacacacacacacacaccgtctcatGACTTTTAAACACAAGGCCCCCTCCACATGTGTGTCACATGAAGTCCCGTCATCATACATCCTACACCatagaaggaggagaggaggatagatgTCGGGTAGCATCTGTAGCCATGGATACGCATGAATAAACAGAAAACTCGCCGGCCACATACAGCACATCAGTGCGACTTCAGATCCCATCCCTAGCCATGCAGAGACAGAGCGGAACGccagtgtacacacacccacacactgtcacattcacacatgaaaGAGTGGGGTGTAAGTAAACAGTTCTGGTGTTCGTCACTACTGGTGCTTTCTAATCATAGTGTCCCCATATCAGGCTCTCAAGTCAAGGAGATGCATGGCAGTCTGCATTGGCTGGACCTCCTGCATTCACTCACATAAagttgtgcatacacacacaagcacacacacacacacacacacacacacacacacacacacacacacacaccacacacacacacacacacacacacacacacacacaaatacaccccaGGCACAGAGCAGGATGTCAGTGCACATGGGTTTTGTTCCCACTTAAGTCCATGCCTGCCAGTCCTGCTCTGGAAGCTTTTATCTTCCCAAACGGCAGTATGAATAATTAACGGACAGCTTATTTCAACCTCTCTGGGGAATATCCTCACTGAGCCTGTCATGCTGCCTCCGACTGCAGCAAGCAGTGTGCCAGTTACATGCTGGAGCAGCTAGCAAAATGCTAACTCAAGGGACTCACAGTCACCAGTTACATGCTGGAGCAGCTAGCACAATGCTAACTCAAGGGACTCACCAGGGATATCATATAGAATGTGTTATGTATATATACTACTCTGTAGTGTACCATTACTTACGCTACTTAAGGCAACAACACCAGTGCCTGGTGGTGCCAAGCCTCATCAGAACTgatctgtactgtactgtaacagAACAGTACTTTTGTGACTTCCATCATTTTTTCCCTTTGTATTACTTACATGGTCACATCCCACACAGTACATTCTCTCCCTAACCTCACCACTGTAAGTTAAAAGGAAGAAAATTAAACCTTTTTGAAGCTTACATTAACTGAAGAACTACTAAGTCCATAATTATACCTTATTCAGACTGGTacgtatcctgtgtgtgtgtgtgtgagtgtgtgtgtgtctgtgtgtgtggagggggatgaGTCAATCTATTGTGGCTGATGACTCACCCCTCCTTGAGGTCATTGATGGGAAGCGGCACGCGGCCGCCGCGGTCCAGCGCCGAGGTGATGTTGATGGCGTTGAGTCGGTCCGGCTGCCACACGTTCTTCACGGCGCCCAGGAAGTCGCCGAGCACCTCGCTGGCCAGCATCTCCTCCACGTTCATGTTCTTGATGTAGAACTCGGCCTGGAAGGGCAACGGGAACTCtgccaagaggagagagggagaaagattaGCGAGAGGAatggaaagaaagtgagaggggcagagacagagacagaaagagacaaactGGAAGTGAAAGAAATAGGAGGGTATTAACATGTAAGTCAGCTAGACcaacagaagaaaagagagagagaaaacgagacagagagtgatggaggCAGCGTATGCAGATGCAGTAGAGTAGAGATACGGttcagggagaggagaagacacagaaaaaaaggctaCATGTCAGCTGCTAGCTTGTAACTCGACTTTAAACAACTTGAACTAAAAGGCTTATCCCTCTTTAAAGGGGAGAAGGGAGGCAGACTGATCAGAGTTTGCTGAGCTGGCAGTATTCTCAGTCTCAGCAGTCATGGGCGACTTTCTGTGCCTCTGCCTGTAATTGCTACCATGTCCCTGCTTACGCACGGGGTAACACACACGGCCATGGGTTGTCGGACTCGCTTTTCCGATTCTCCCACCGGGCGCGCGCTCAGTCTTAAATATCAGACAGCCCGGCCTTTGGTGGGGCGAGATCAGTGGGAGCAGCGAGACGGGCGTCTGTCCGGAGCGTCTGCCGTCTGTCGCGCAGGACCGTGACGTGACGTGCGGGGCGGCTGACGGCAGATGGCTGCTGCCGTCAGAGCGATGTAAGGCTTGGCACACCAACAGCTGGTCGGAGCAAAGCCACCGCTCCGCAGTACGGCGGGTGCTACCCATCAGTCATAAGGGCTGGGTTTTGGCATGATATGTTACGTGATACATAAAACAGCCATtaatgctcttttttttttattcttcaaaaataacaataacacagCTCAAAGGACTATGGTGTCTGGGGTAATAGCTGTGTGCCGCTGTAGCGAAACCACTGTAGTACGCTACGGATATCAGTTTCAGTCCCTAGGAAGTAGTGCACTGGGCATTTGTGTCGACATGTGCATGTATTATTAATTGATGTGAGAGCAAAACAAACACGTTGGCAGACAGACGGTCAAGAGAAGGCTCAATGCAAATGTAAGACAAGGGATAATGGCATCAGATAAAAGACTGGAGGACATTCTGGCACACTTCCCATTCATTGATATATTAATCtataatatttattatattattatatttatttatatgttattCATTATctgacatgaacatacatgttCCAGAGAACTTCATGTCTTAACATGATGGAGTAAATACAAAAACCCTGAGTTGCtgcatgattgacagctgtgacAACAGATTATTAACATAATAGAAGATGGCTTATCTGGTTAAATCTTCAGGAGCTATAAGAAAATCCTGAATATCTGCTACTGGTGGGTGAGCACAACACTATAACACTCTAGAGGGACAGTAATACTTAACATTATGAATCCCTTACCTAACATGATCTAAAATCATCACCGTGCTAACCATTACCCTATAATACTTTACCTATATATCATGTGGTGATGTTGAGGTGAGTAGCTTGTTTATGTGATATAATGCACGGAATGGTGACATGTGAAGGGTTCTTTTAATGGAAAGTGTTTCCAGCGCTATCAATAACTTTATATAACGAGCCAAAACACCAAGACTCTCACCTTCGTTACCCATGATGTTTATGACCAAGTTGTTTCTGGCTGTTTCGAAAGTGCGTCTGTTGTAGGCTGTAATCTGCAACGCATAAGGGTGAAAGTTTAAGCCCAGATCAGGGCCAGGCAGCTTATAGTGCATGCGTGGGTCAGGTCGCGGGCCTCAGCTCAGCCAGATGCAAATATGTCACGTCGAAGCCGAAGGAATGAGAGCGTGACAGTTTTAAAGCCTGTGGCATGCCCTCCGAGCCCAGCTGAGAACACTGGTCCACAAAAGACCCAAACGCAGAAACCACTCTTCTGGAGAAATGTAACGATAAATGCCacaaaatttacatttacatttagtcttttagcagacgcttttgtccaaagcgacgtacaagggagagtcAATATAGTCAAGGCTGACAGGATAAAAGCCTTCTGATGACACTAAGAGCACATGGAATGCTGCAATGGAGAGGAATGTACATATACTAATGACTTTATGCTTATCTGTGTTTCACCACCATAGTCTGTTCTACTGTGGTTCTCCAGTCCAGCTCTGCGCCTCAAAATGGAGTTCTGGTGTTCGTCACTACTGGTGCTTTCTAATCATAGTGTCCCCATATCAGGCTCTCAAGTCAAGGAGATGCATGGCAGTCTGCATTGGCTGGACCTCCTGCATTCACTCACATAGagttgtgcatacacacacaagcacacacacaagcacacacacacacacacacacacacacacacacacacacacacacacacacacacacacacacacacacacacacacacacacacacacacacacacacacacacacacacacacacacacacacaccacacaggcatATATGCTTCTACGTACACACATCTACTTTACATACACACCTCAATGACGGTGGGCCTGCCGACGTACTCAGCCGTCGGGGAGCCGTAGAGCACTCCGTCGCTGTGGGGGGTTCTCTGGATGTAGCGCAGCCACCCCGGCCTGTCAGGGTAGCCCCTCAAGTTGGTGTTAAACGTGATGGGGTCGTTACTGGAGTCACCTGTGTGCACTGAGTCATGAAAACCATATAATGCCTCAAACATGACCTACTATGTCCACAGGTTTGGGGGGTGACTAGTTACATGTAgtaacagttacagttacaacTAGTTACCCCCCAACTAGTGACATGTAACAGATTTACCTAATTAAATTGAAAAAAAGGTCATTGTAATCCATTACAGTTACTGAGGAAAGGagttggtgattacaaaggggttatatccgaatataataataattttctgTAAAAAGTTGCAAAGCatataaacatagcacaaaaagtaaggaaatttgtgtttggtagattatttatttgttgtaacaatacttcttggcaataaatcttatACCATTGGAAAGCCTGttcatttcccttttaaatggtgccacatttgtaaggaacatgcatttgggggatgagcagcagagctgagtatgtgggttgCGCCCATGAAAGATTTGCCAAAATTGCTAAATGCTAATTGCTAAATGCTAAACAGTTtattctcctgttggtattcactcttgttttgagttgtttgttgGATTGGAagattgaactctcgatcagtaacaaggaacaaacaagaaatattggcaattttacactttattcatttaatacacccTCAGGAGCCTCAGGAGCGG
The sequence above is drawn from the Clupea harengus chromosome 19, Ch_v2.0.2, whole genome shotgun sequence genome and encodes:
- the sgce gene encoding epsilon-sarcoglycan isoform X6, yielding MDTVGVVVWLCVVVTILSRSHGDRNVYPSAGVLFVHVLEREYFKGEFAPYMKAVHTGDSSNDPITFNTNLRGYPDRPGWLRYIQRTPHSDGVLYGSPTAEYVGRPTVIEITAYNRRTFETARNNLVINIMGNEEFPLPFQAEFYIKNMNVEEMLASEVLGDFLGAVKNVWQPDRLNAINITSALDRGGRVPLPINDLKEGVYVMVGADVPFSSCLREVETPQNQLRCSQEMEPSISCDKKFRAQFDIDWCKINLVDITKVVTVYRERPNPGPGVLPDMWGYDPPSEAMESRDYFSDFVVTLAVPSAVAMVLFAVLGYAMCCRREGVEKRNMQTPDVQLVHHSSIQKSTKELRSMSKNREISWPLSTLPVFHPVSGEVVPPLHPDNYETTSMPLMQTQTNLQNQVQIPQQQPPGENYCMSTFRRLEVNGIPEERKVAEALNL
- the sgce gene encoding epsilon-sarcoglycan isoform X8, with translation MDTVGVVVWLCVVVTILSRSHGDRNVYPSAGVLFVHVLEREYFKGEFAPYMKAGDSSNDPITFNTNLRGYPDRPGWLRYIQRTPHSDGVLYGSPTAEYVGRPTVIEITAYNRRTFETARNNLVINIMGNEEFPLPFQAEFYIKNMNVEEMLASEVLGDFLGAVKNVWQPDRLNAINITSALDRGGRVPLPINDLKEGVYVMVGADVPFSSCLREVETPQNQLRCSQEMEPSISCDKKFRAQFDIDWCKINLVDITKVVTVYRERPNPGPGVLPDMWGYDPPSEAMESRDYFSDFVVTLAVPSAVAMVLFAVLGYAMCCRREGVVQLVHHSSIQKSTKELRSMSKNREISWPLSTLPVFHPVSGEVVPPLHPDNYETTSMPLMQTQTNLQNQVQIPQQQPPGENYCMSTFRRLEVNGIPEERKVAEALNL
- the sgce gene encoding epsilon-sarcoglycan isoform X7, with amino-acid sequence MDTVGVVVWLCVVVTILSRSHGDRNVYPSAGVLFVHVLEREYFKGEFAPYMKAGDSSNDPITFNTNLRGYPDRPGWLRYIQRTPHSDGVLYGSPTAEYVGRPTVIEITAYNRRTFETARNNLVINIMGNEEFPLPFQAEFYIKNMNVEEMLASEVLGDFLGAVKNVWQPDRLNAINITSALDRGGRVPLPINDLKEGVYVMVGADVPFSSCLREVETPQNQLRCSQEMEPSISCDKKFRAQFDIDWCKINLVDITKVVTVYRERPNPGPGVLPDMWGYDPPSEAMESRDYFSDFVVTLAVPSAVAMVLFAVLGYAMCCRREGVEKRNMQTPDVQLVHHSSIQKSTKELRSMSKNREISWPLSTLPVFHPVSGEVVPPLHPDNYETTSMPLMQTQTNLQNQVQIPQQQPPGENYCMSTFRRLEVNGIPEERKVAEALNL
- the sgce gene encoding epsilon-sarcoglycan isoform X5, with amino-acid sequence MDTVGVVVWLCVACMVQSSDVKHGVMSRGKSQIQPLLEYKQRSPLQTDVVTILSRSHGDRNVYPSAGVLFVHVLEREYFKGEFAPYMKAVHTGDSSNDPITFNTNLRGYPDRPGWLRYIQRTPHSDGVLYGSPTAEYVGRPTVIEITAYNRRTFETARNNLVINIMGNEEFPLPFQAEFYIKNMNVEEMLASEVLGDFLGAVKNVWQPDRLNAINITSALDRGGRVPLPINDLKEGVYVMVGADVPFSSCLREVETPQNQLRCSQEMEPSISCDKKFRAQFDIDWCKINLVDITKVVTVYRERPNPGPGVLPDMWGYDPPSEAMESRDYFSDFVVTLAVPSAVAMVLFAVLGYAMCCRREGVEKRNMQTPDVQLVHHSSIQKSTKELRSMSKNREISWPLSTLPVFHPVSGEVVPPLHPDNYETTSMPLMQTQTNLQNQVQIPQQQPPGKWYS